Within Candidatus Methylomirabilota bacterium, the genomic segment GAGCAACGGTATCGGCGGCTGGATCAGGTCACGTACGAGTATCAGGCTCCCGGCGTCGGCTACGCGGCAGCACCGCTCCAAGTGAATGAGATCGGGTTCGTGACCCGCTATCCCGGCCTCTGGGAGGCGGAGGCTCCATGAACTACGATCTGCGGAAGGCGGACCTCTCCACCGTGCTGGCCGAAGGCCGACTGGTCGCCGACGAAACGAAGCGCACCTTCGGAAAGCGCTCCGCCGCGCAGATCAACTGGAAGCCGAGCGAGGGGGAGTGGAGTATCGGCCAGTGCTTCGATCATCTGATCATCTCGAACCGCCCGTACTTCTCGATCGTCGACGAGATCCTGCAGGGCAAGAAGCGGCCGCGTCTCTGGGAGCGCATGCCGCTCCTTCCCGCGCTCTTCGCCAGGCTGCTCATCAAGACCCTCCGGCCCGATTCGGGGCGGAAGGTCAAAGTGCGGAAGGCCTTCTACCCGTCGAGCAGCCAGATCGATCCGGCGATCGTCACGAGCTTTCTCGAGCAGCAGGAGCGCCTGCTGCATCTCATGGAAGCCTCCCGAGGGCTGGACCTCGAGGGCATCACGATCACCTCACCCGTGTCGAGCCTCATCACGTATAGCCTGATGGATGCTTATCGGATCGTCGTGGTCCACGAGCAGAATCACTTCGTCCAGGCCAGGCGAGCGCTCGAGATGCCGGGCTTTACGACTTGATCTTTCCGCGCCGTCACCCTAGGGTTTTTCCGTGGCCCAGTATTCGCTCGGCATAGACATCGGCGGCACCTTCACCGATATCGTGGTCTACGATCACGACTCGGGTCGGCAGGTCAGCCGCAAGGTTCTCACCACGCACGATGACCCCGCGCGCGCGGTGGCCGCGG encodes:
- a CDS encoding DinB family protein; protein product: MNYDLRKADLSTVLAEGRLVADETKRTFGKRSAAQINWKPSEGEWSIGQCFDHLIISNRPYFSIVDEILQGKKRPRLWERMPLLPALFARLLIKTLRPDSGRKVKVRKAFYPSSSQIDPAIVTSFLEQQERLLHLMEASRGLDLEGITITSPVSSLITYSLMDAYRIVVVHEQNHFVQARRALEMPGFTT